A single window of Nocardia sp. NBC_01327 DNA harbors:
- a CDS encoding tetratricopeptide repeat protein: MTGLAEIADLLGVADPEGDSAVSARQLRNHLSGSREPGLLIFDNAGDPEQIRPLLPVAGRTMVLITSTDRAFNQLSKTIDLVGFTRPEATHYLQESTDLADQQGAYTLAELLGDLPLALSTAAATITGRHLTYAHYQQLLNARSLPEVLNRKAGQDYPRSVDQAILLSIDTIETPTGEPQLDATVAWLLGVMAMLSPAGVRRDVLPDRAERLDQALERCERGSLLSWSTTGDTIAMHRLTARVLRERAQSAGTTNELIANALDVIDTRSFEPDQAWARREEGAQLVDHIAAIWDTGLIELTDPALTQRALQARGWAVCQLVESADITRSLSVGRGALTDFERILGPDHPDTLSSRNNLAFAYRWAGRLEEAITLFEATHVDRERLLGPDHLDTLSSRSNLAFAYESAGRLEEAITLFEATLTDRHRILGPDHADTLSSQLNLASTYQSAGRLDEAITLFEATLTDSERLLGLDHLDTLRSRNDLANAYESAGRFDEAITLHQANLSDYKRLFGPDNPHTLSSCNNLAFAYESAGRLEEAIALFEATLSDYKRFLGPDNPDTLTSQHNLASTYQSAGRLDEAITLFEATLTDRQRLVGPDHPDTLSTGNNLAGAYRSVGRIDEAITLYRTTISDSERILGPDHPHTLSSRNNLASLYNSVGRTDEAITLFEATLADRERLLGPSHPHTLTSRNNLAGAYGSAGRIDEGITLFEATHSDCERILGPDHPITRAIQENLASIRADRNVEE, from the coding sequence GTGACCGGACTGGCCGAGATCGCCGACCTGTTGGGAGTCGCCGACCCCGAAGGCGATTCGGCAGTATCGGCACGACAGCTCCGAAACCACCTGTCAGGTTCGCGAGAACCCGGATTGCTGATCTTCGACAACGCGGGCGACCCGGAACAGATCCGACCACTGCTACCTGTCGCCGGCCGCACAATGGTCCTGATCACCAGCACCGACCGAGCCTTCAACCAGTTGAGCAAGACGATCGACCTCGTCGGTTTCACACGCCCCGAAGCAACCCACTACCTGCAGGAATCGACCGACCTGGCTGATCAACAAGGTGCGTACACCCTCGCGGAGCTGCTGGGCGATCTCCCTCTCGCGCTGTCGACGGCCGCGGCGACGATTACCGGCCGTCACCTCACCTACGCGCACTATCAGCAACTGCTCAATGCACGATCACTACCGGAAGTGCTCAACCGCAAAGCCGGCCAGGATTACCCACGGTCGGTGGATCAGGCGATCCTGTTATCCATCGACACCATCGAAACCCCCACCGGCGAACCCCAACTGGACGCTACAGTCGCGTGGCTGCTGGGTGTGATGGCAATGCTTTCGCCGGCAGGCGTACGCCGCGACGTACTGCCCGACCGAGCCGAACGACTCGATCAAGCTTTGGAGCGGTGCGAGCGAGGTTCGCTCCTGTCGTGGTCGACGACCGGTGACACCATTGCCATGCACCGACTCACTGCCAGGGTCCTCCGTGAACGCGCCCAATCCGCCGGCACGACAAACGAACTCATCGCCAATGCACTCGACGTCATCGATACGCGCTCGTTCGAACCCGATCAAGCATGGGCACGCCGAGAAGAAGGTGCTCAACTGGTTGACCATATCGCCGCGATATGGGACACCGGACTCATCGAGCTCACTGATCCGGCGCTCACTCAGCGCGCATTGCAGGCGCGGGGCTGGGCCGTGTGCCAACTGGTCGAATCCGCTGATATCACCCGATCACTGTCCGTCGGGCGGGGCGCCCTCACGGACTTCGAGCGCATCCTGGGTCCCGACCACCCCGACACTCTCAGCTCACGCAACAACCTCGCCTTCGCCTACAGGTGGGCCGGGCGCCTCGAGGAAGCCATCACCCTCTTCGAAGCCACCCACGTCGACCGTGAGCGGCTGCTGGGGCCCGACCATCTCGACACTCTCAGCTCGCGCAGCAACCTCGCCTTCGCCTACGAATCGGCGGGGCGCCTCGAGGAAGCCATCACCCTCTTCGAAGCCACCCTCACCGACCGCCATCGGATCCTCGGACCCGACCACGCCGACACCCTCAGCTCCCAGCTCAACCTCGCCAGTACCTACCAATCGGCGGGGCGCCTCGACGAAGCCATCACCCTCTTCGAAGCCACCCTCACCGACTCTGAGCGGCTCCTGGGCCTCGACCATCTCGACACCCTCCGCTCACGCAACGACCTCGCCAACGCCTACGAATCGGCGGGGCGCTTCGACGAGGCCATCACCCTCCACCAAGCTAACCTCAGCGACTACAAGCGGCTCTTCGGACCCGACAATCCCCACACCCTCAGCTCGTGCAACAACCTCGCCTTCGCCTACGAATCGGCGGGGCGCCTCGAGGAAGCCATCGCCCTCTTCGAAGCCACCCTCAGCGACTACAAGCGATTTCTCGGACCCGACAACCCCGACACCCTCACCTCCCAGCACAACCTCGCCAGTACCTACCAATCGGCGGGGCGCCTCGACGAAGCCATCACCCTCTTCGAAGCCACCCTCACCGACCGCCAGCGGCTCGTGGGTCCCGACCACCCCGACACCCTCAGTACAGGCAACAACCTCGCTGGCGCCTACCGATCGGTGGGTCGAATAGACGAAGCCATCACCCTTTACCGGACCACCATCAGCGACTCCGAGCGGATCCTGGGTCCCGACCACCCGCACACCCTCAGCTCACGCAACAACCTTGCCAGTCTCTACAATTCGGTGGGCCGAACAGACGAAGCCATCACCCTCTTCGAAGCCACCCTCGCCGACCGTGAGCGACTCCTCGGACCCAGCCACCCGCACACCCTCACCTCACGCAACAACCTCGCTGGCGCCTACGGATCGGCGGGCCGAATAGACGAAGGCATCACCCTCTTCGAAGCCACCCACAGCGATTGCGAACGGATCTTGGGGCCGGACCATCCGATTACCCGCGCAATCCAGGAGAACCTTGCCTCCATACGTGCTGACCGCAACGTGGAGGAGTGA
- a CDS encoding transposase, whose translation MAQRKSRKFSPEFREAAAREVLVGGRSFTDVARDCGVTEQTIRNWVHACRTESGEAESDLSTDERGRLRALEEENRKLREENEFLGKSVAFFAKKYL comes from the coding sequence GTGGCGCAGAGGAAATCGCGGAAATTCAGCCCGGAGTTTCGAGAGGCGGCGGCTCGGGAAGTGTTGGTCGGGGGGCGGTCGTTCACCGATGTAGCGCGTGATTGCGGGGTCACCGAGCAGACGATCCGAAATTGGGTTCATGCGTGCCGGACCGAGAGCGGCGAGGCCGAGTCGGACCTGTCGACCGATGAACGTGGGCGGTTGCGGGCCTTGGAGGAGGAGAACCGGAAACTCCGGGAGGAGAACGAGTTCCTGGGAAAATCGGTGGCCTTCTTCGCGAAGAAGTACCTGTAG